The genomic DNA GCGCTCGCGAGGGCGAGATCGGCGTACCGCATCTTCCCGTTCGGGCCGAGATATCCTGCGTATTCTCCGGGGCCGGGGAACGCGATCGAGAGGCCTGTCGCACGCCGGTACCGGTCGCCGAATCTCACCGTGACGGGAACGGGAACCGACGTCGATATATAATGCGTCATATTATCAGCGGCGATGTTCGCGTTCGGGAACGTCGTCCGCAGGTTCGACACGAGGTCCAGCAGATCGCGGTGGTCAGGGAACTCGAACGCCTGGATCAGGTATCGTTCGGAGCCGGTCAGGCCGTAGGACGCATCGACGAGAGCCTCGCGGGTCCCGACGAGAGCGTTGAGATTGAGCGGCAGGTCGGCCCTGATCGCGGATGCCCAGGCGGCGAAGCGCGTCACGAGGCCCGGGATTCTGGCCATGTCGACCACCGACATCGTTCCCGAATACCGGCCGGCGAGCGGAGCGGCTTCGTATGCGCTCTTGAAGGCGGAGGCGGCCGTGCGGCCGAAGGAGAGGCCGTCCGAGGGCACGGCCGCGGACAGGCTGTTGAACAGCGTTTCGTAATTCCAGCCCGGGGCCGGCTCGTTCGCCTGGGAGAACGCGAGATACGACGCGTGGCCCTGGAGCTGGACGGCGATCTCGAGCATGCCCATCAGGCAGGCATCGAGGCCCAGGAAGTCGAGCGGGCGGAAGCCGCCGGGAACCTTCGTTCCGTAGGCAAGCGCCGTCTGCAGGGCGGGAATGTCCATCATCGCTGACGCCGAATCATCCGATATAATAGCTGATCGTATTGATCCCGGGCGCCAGCCGGTGCCGTGGGAGGCGATGACGAGGGCCATCCGCCGAGCCGGGAACGCCCGGTAGCCCCAGGAGATGAAATCGGCCAGAACCGAGGGATCGGCCGCGTTCACGCCGGCGGTCTTGCCCAGCTCCGTCGTTTTCCCCTTCCCGAGCAGCATTCTGCGGGTTCCGAGCGCCGTGTCCTCGTTCTGGACGATCACGGCCGTGTTCGCGGGCGGACCGGCCCGTTTCATTTCCTCGATGTCCTCTTCGAGGACGTTCGACAGGCTGTTGTCGCCGCCCTGGTAGACGAGGATCGTCCATTCGCGGGGATAAAAGCCGCGCTGCGCCGCGTCGAGGGCATCGGCCGCGGCATCGACGGCGGAACGCACATCGGCGACATCATCGAGCCGGGTTCCGCCGGTGATCTTTTCGGGATGCTTTTCGAGAACATCGGTGATGGCGAGAACGACGCCGTGGATCTCCCCGTCCGTGATCTGGGTCGGATCGATCCGCCTGCCGTACCGGTCGCGAAGGGTGCGCGCGATGAACGAGCGGGCCGTCGAGTAGACGGTGATGCTTGCCTGCTTCGTGCCGAACAACCCGGACGCGTCGGCCGCCATCCACTCGAGGATGAAGCCGGAATGCCCGCTATGCTTCGCTCGCAGAACGATCTGGTCGCGGATCGTCATCGAGGCGATCGAGAATGTCCCGGTCTTCCCCGCCGTCGCCGCGTTCGCCGGATCGTCCTCGACGGTGATCCGGAAGACGCTCAGATCGAGCATCGCGCTCCTGACCGTTCCGCGGACCGAGCCGCCGTCGATCGAAAGGACGCCGCCGAGGCTGGTGTGAAGGGCGACGTCGCCGATATCGATCGAGCCGGCGACGGAAAAGTTCGTCGGAATCGGATACGAGAACGGCGGCAGTCCGCCCGACTGGCCCGAGCAGCCGGTCATCAGCGTAACGACCACCGCAAACGCCGCCGCGAGGGCGAAGCGCGCGAGAGATCCGGTGCGGCCCGTTACGATCCTTGGCCGCAGCACTTCTTGTATTTCTTCCCGCTGCCGCACGGGCAGGGTTCGTTGCGGCCGGCCTCGGGACCGCGTGCAGGTCTCGCGCCGGGGCCCGGCCTGCTGATGACCGCGTCCTCGATCTCCTCGATGTCCCGAAGCTCTTCGTCGTATTCCGGCAGGTCGGGCGGCGGACGGAAGAAATTGCGAAGCGCGTCCCTCTGTTCCGCGGCGTTTATTTCGGCCTGTTCGGGATTGAAGCAGTCCCACCCGGACATTTCCTCGACGACATCGTCGAAGAACCGCATCGACACACTCTCGCTGGTCAACTGCAGGATCTTCTCGACAGGTTCGGCGGCCATGAGGTTCAGCTCGTCGGTCGTGAAATACTCCTCATCGATGATGCCGGCGGTGATCTGCATGGAGAGGTCGTCGACCAGCTCGCCGGGATGGATGTCGGCGGCGATCATCGCGATGAACGTGACGAACTCGGAATCCCGTTTCGAGCGTGGTCTGCTGAGAAGGCGTCTCAGCAGAATGATAAAGGGCTCGCGCGGTTGTTCCCCGCGCGCGACGAGACATCCCAGGGCTTCGATCGCGAGTTCCCGCACCAGTTCCGGCCTCTTCTCGTCATCCGCAAGCGCCATCAAACCCGACACGTCGGGGCCGGCGGTCATGGCGAGCAGACGGGGCATGTATTCGACCATCATCCCGCCCCAGACCATGTCGAGATCGTGTTCGTCAGCCGCGGAGAGAGACTCGATCAGCAGCGGATGCGCACGGCGTTCACGGAACGAAGCGAGCAGCATCGCGGCGTAGATGTGCCCCATGTATTCGGGTTTCGAGGCCGCATCGGGGTTCCTGACGGCGTTCTCGAGGAGTTCGAGCAGAGGAGCGACGGCGTCTTCCCGGCGTGAGACGAGCTCGCGAACGGCTTCGAGCGGGAAATGGTCGTTCGCGCGGAGAATCGCTTCGAT from Candidatus Ozemobacteraceae bacterium includes the following:
- a CDS encoding clostripain-related cysteine peptidase — its product is MLRPRIVTGRTGSLARFALAAAFAVVVTLMTGCSGQSGGLPPFSYPIPTNFSVAGSIDIGDVALHTSLGGVLSIDGGSVRGTVRSAMLDLSVFRITVEDDPANAATAGKTGTFSIASMTIRDQIVLRAKHSGHSGFILEWMAADASGLFGTKQASITVYSTARSFIARTLRDRYGRRIDPTQITDGEIHGVVLAITDVLEKHPEKITGGTRLDDVADVRSAVDAAADALDAAQRGFYPREWTILVYQGGDNSLSNVLEEDIEEMKRAGPPANTAVIVQNEDTALGTRRMLLGKGKTTELGKTAGVNAADPSVLADFISWGYRAFPARRMALVIASHGTGWRPGSIRSAIISDDSASAMMDIPALQTALAYGTKVPGGFRPLDFLGLDACLMGMLEIAVQLQGHASYLAFSQANEPAPGWNYETLFNSLSAAVPSDGLSFGRTAASAFKSAYEAAPLAGRYSGTMSVVDMARIPGLVTRFAAWASAIRADLPLNLNALVGTREALVDASYGLTGSERYLIQAFEFPDHRDLLDLVSNLRTTFPNANIAADNMTHYISTSVPVPVTVRFGDRYRRATGLSIAFPGPGEYAGYLGPNGKMRYADLALASATEWDEVLAAMNEVGHISPVDGRNLFVKLTWPSGADLDLYIGEPDPGNAGDPERMIWYTAAAGAESPNGRFSPDSNQSGLPEETWSAVRAVLPGVYHVAVSSRSGTAVPLLRLSTIATSTVITGEPVSPGASFAVARIVVSSSSIVFEPILPEPPPEDE
- a CDS encoding DUF1186 domain-containing protein, encoding MMQTSVAAQIEAILRANDHFPLEAVRELVSRREDAVAPLLELLENAVRNPDAASKPEYMGHIYAAMLLASFRERRAHPLLIESLSAADEHDLDMVWGGMMVEYMPRLLAMTAGPDVSGLMALADDEKRPELVRELAIEALGCLVARGEQPREPFIILLRRLLSRPRSKRDSEFVTFIAMIAADIHPGELVDDLSMQITAGIIDEEYFTTDELNLMAAEPVEKILQLTSESVSMRFFDDVVEEMSGWDCFNPEQAEINAAEQRDALRNFFRPPPDLPEYDEELRDIEEIEDAVISRPGPGARPARGPEAGRNEPCPCGSGKKYKKCCGQGS